From the genome of Thermoanaerobaculales bacterium:
CGTCGCCGAGGTGACATCGGTCGAGCGCCCGGTGCCGCTCGAGTTCGAGTACCTCGAGACGCCCCTGCACGAGACCGTGATGGCGCTCGTCGAGGGCGACCGCGCGCCGATCTACATCGTCAACTTCACCCAGCGCGACTGCGCCGAGCTCGCCCAGAAGCTGACCTCGCTGCCGCTGACCGCCAAGCAGGACAAGGCGGCGGTCTCGGAGGCGCTCGGCGACGCGCGCTTCCTAACCCCGTACGGCCGCGAGTTCCGGCGTTTCCTGTCGTTCGGCATCGGCGTCCATCATGCCGGGCTGCTGCCGAAGTATCGCCTCACCGTCGAGCAGCTCGCCCAGCGGGGCCTGCTCAAGATCATCTCCGGCACCGACACGCTGGGGGTCGGCGTCAACATCCCGATCCGCACGGTGCTGTTCACCGCGCTCGCCAAGTTTGACGGCCGCAAGACCACCCACCTCAAGGTCCGCGACTTCAAGCAGATCGCAGGCCGTGCCGGGCGCAAGGGCTACGACGACCGCGGCTGGGTGGTGGCCCAGGCCCCGGAGCACGTCGTCGAGCGCCGGCGCGAGCAGGCCAAGGCGGCGGCCGGCGGCGGCAATAAGAAGCGGCGACGGTCGCTCGGCAAGCCGGCCGAGGGCGAGGTGTCGTGGACCGACGAGACCTTCCGCCGGCTCCGGGAGTCGGCTCCGGAGAAGCTCCAGTCCAGGTTCCGCCTGACCTCGGGCGTGATCGTCGACCTGCTGCAGCGGGACGCGGCGGCCAACGACCCCGAGCGCCGAAACTTCCACGCCATCCGGCGGCTGATCGCCGACTCGCACGAGGACGAGGCGTCGAAGGGGCGCCATCTCGCGCGGGCCGCCCAGCTGGTCCGCTCGCTCCATCGCGAGAGCATCGTGCGCATGGTGCGCGACTCCGCCTCTGCCTACTACTGGGCGATCGTCGACGCCGACCTCCAGGTCGACTTCTCGCTGTTTCACAACCTGTCCCTGTTCCTGGTCGACGCCATCGGCCGCCTCGACGCGGCCGCCGAGACCCACGCGCTGGACCTGCTGAGCGTCGTCGAGTCGGTGCTCGAGGACCCGACCGTGGTCCTGCGCCGACAGGTGGACCGGGCGAAGGACCTGCTGGTCGCCCAGCTGAAGGCCGAGGGCGTGCCCTACGAGGAGCGGATGCGGCGCCTCGACGAGGTCACCCACCCGCAGCCGGCGGCCGACTTCATCCAGATCGCCTTCGACCACTTCCGGGGCCGCCACCCGTGGGTCGGAGGGGATCTGGTGCGTCCGAAGTCGGTCGCCCGGGAGATGATCGAGGAGTACCTCTCCTTCGGCGAGTACGTCCGCCGCTACGGCCTCCAGCGGTCCGAGGGCGTCCTGCTGCGCTACCTCTCCCAGGTCTACAAGACCCTCGACCAGAACGTCCCGGACGCCCTCAAGACCGATGCCGTATGGGACATCATCGGGTATCTCCGCGGAATCCTCGAGCGGACCGACACCTCGCTGATCGAGGAGTGGGAGTCCCTGGTCCACCCGGAGCTTCGGTTCCAGGGCGAATCGAGCCGGGCCGGCCACCGCCGCCTGGTCGCCCAGGAGCTGATCGCCGATCCCCGCCGGCTGACGTCACGGATCCGCGGCGAGCTGCACGCACTGCTCGCCGCGCTGTCGCGGGGGGAGTGGGAGGAGGCCGCCGGTGCCGTCCGCCAGGGCGCCGAGAGCTCGGACGCGCACTGGCCCCCGGAGCGCTTCGCTCAGTGCCTGGCGCCGTTCCTCGAGCGCTTCGGCAGGATCGTCTTCGACCACCGCGCCCGGCTCGCCGACAAGACCACCGTCAGGCCGGCCGGCGAGCTCAGGTGGGAGGCCTCGCAGGTGGTGTGCGACCCCGAGGGCGAGGACCTCTGGTGTGTCGAGGCGACCGTGGACCTGTCCGACCTCGAGCATCTCGACGGGCCGATCATCGCGGTGAAGAGAATCGGCACGTAGGGTGCCGAGCGGTCGTGAACCAGTGAGGCAGTGGTCGCTCTGAACCGCGAGGACGCGAAGAACGCGAAGAGAAGATCCGTCCCGGCGGGGCCTTCCTCAGCACCCTCCGCACCGGTGCGCATCGGGCGCCCGGCATTTCATGTCGCGAGCTCGACGCCTGCCCAGTCGGCGTCCTTTGCGCCTCCGCGGTTCGACATCCCCGTGAGAATGCGAGCCTCGAGCCCCGCCCTCAACTCGAGACGGCCGCCAAATCGCGGCGGGCGAAATACGCCGCCACTGCCTGCTCGAGGACAGTCATCGCCCGCCCCGGAGTAGCGGCGTCGTCCATGAAGGCGATCCGCACCTCGTCGACGCCGAGCCCGTTGGTCACCTAGTTGGAGATGGTCTCCCCGCTCCCTGCCCGTCTCCGTCTCCGTGCCCGCTGCCGCGTCCGCTTCCCGTGCACGCTCGTTCGCTCCGTCATCGAGAACGCTTCGCGCCGATTCTCTGAACGCGCTCCCCGAGGTTACTCGCGGCCGGCGGCCGCGGTGACCAGCCGTCACCAGCGGGTGGCCGTAGGCCGCAAGCTATTGCGGCGACGGCCACAGCCGCTGCCGTCGGCAGGTTGCCACCTTTGGCGATTTCAGGCCTCGAGCACCTCTTCCGGAGGAACGCCGTCCCGAAATCGCCAAAGATGGCACGCCCGCAGGACGCGCTGTCTTCGCACTCGCCTCGCCTAGCGGGCGCGGAAAACGGACACGGAGACAGGCACGACGCGAACGTTCGCCCTACAATACGGGAATGCTCTCCCCGGAGGCGCCATGAAGGTGTCGCAGGGGTTCCGCGGCCTCAGCCGGCGCGCCAAGCTCGCGCTCGCCTGGGACGTCGTCATGGTCTGGGTCGCGGTCATCAACCTGTCGCTGATCCTCTTCGACCTCACCTACCTCTGGCTCCGGCCGACCTACCACCGCTACCTCCCGGTGGTGACCCGGATCTGGGACCCGGTCAAGGGGATCGAGCCCCACCCGCTGACGCAGGGCCTGCTGGACGAGATCGAGGCGACGTGGGCCGTGCTCGAGAGCGACCCGGGCTCGCCCGAGCTGACCACGCACCTCGAGCAACTGCGGGCGCTCACGCTGCGGGTGTACCGCGAGAATCCCTTCGAGCGGGCCGGCCAGTCGGCCCGGCTCGACGTGCTCAAGCAGCGGCTCGCCGGCCAGGCCGGCGTGCCCCGCACCGACCTCGAGAACCCGCAGGTCCTCGAGCAGGCGGTGGCGGGGATGTGGCCGGAGGACCCGCAGGGGCTCCGGAGCCGGCTCGACCACCGGGACCCACAGCTGGACCGCGCCCTCGAGCTGAACTACCAGCGCTCCTACGATCTCGGCGGCCGCCTCACCGATCACTTCTGGATGATCGACCTGCCCTTCCTGACGCTGTTCTGGATCGAGTTCGTCGTCCGCTGGTGGCTCGCGCTGCGCCGTCGCCTGGTGGCGAAGTGGTTCTTCTTCCCGATCCTCAACTGGTACGACCTGCTGGGGCTGGTCCCGCTCGCGTACTTCCGGGTCTTCCGCCTGCTTCGCGTGGTCTCGATGTACATGCGGCTGCGCCGCAGCGACCGCTCGGTGGTCGGCCGGGACGTGTTCAGCCGGGCCGTCGCCTACGTCTCCAACATCATCACCGAGGAGGTCTCCGACCGGGTGGCGGTGCGGCTGCTGTCGGAGCTGCGCGAGGAGATCGAGGACGGGACCCACCGGAGGATCGTGCGATCGACCGTGGAGCCGCGGCTCGGCGAGGTCCGCCTGCTCCTCGCCGGGCAGATCCGGGCGGTTCTCGCCGACCCGAAGACGCTCGACAGCCTCCGGTCCCTGCTGAAGCTCAACCTGGATGCCGCGGTCGACGGTTCGCAGGCGCTGCAGGCGGTGCCGGTGCCCGGGGTGATCCTGAGGCCGCTCGTCCGCGCCACCGGGGAGGTCGTCCTGGACGCCACCATCGAGGCGATCACCGCCACCCTCGACTCCGCGGAGGGGCGGCGGGCGCTCGAGGAGCTGGCCTCGTCGGTCGTCGACGCCCTCGCCTACGGCCCGGGCCTGGCGGAAGTCGAGGGGCTGGCCAAGGAGGTCTCCCTCCACGTCATCGACCACATGAAGGAGGTGGTGGCCGTGAAGAAGTGGGCGGCCCCCACCCCCGAGGCGCGCGAGCCCGACCCGGCGGCCTCGTGACCCCCCTTCGATTCCGCCGGCCGGGCTGACGCCGGGCCGGCGCAATCGAAATCGAGAATCAGACGAATGAGGTCATGCGGTCGAGGCGGTGGAGACCGTCGCGCGCCTCCGCCTCCGTCGAGCCCGCTTTCGCGCCCGCTTCCGGATTGTGGACTCCCGGTTCGAGAAAGGTCGAAATTGGGCGCGGAATCCATGGCGGAAGCGGACGTCAATCCCCACACGAGCACGCTGGCGCTCGATACCACAATCGTAAATGAGGTGTAAACTCCGATCGTGCCAGAAGCCATCGCACCGCGCCGCATCCTGCACTGCGACATGGATGCGTTCTACGCCGCGGTCCACATGCGCGACGACCCGACGCTGCGCGGCAAACCGGTGGTGGTGGGCGGCGACCCAGCCGGCCGCGGGGTCGTCGCCGCCGCCTCCTACGAGGCGCGCGCCTTCGGCATCCACTCCGCGATGCCCGCGGCCAGGGCGCTCCGGCTGTGCCCCGAGGCGGTCTTCCTGCGCCCCGATTTCCGGCGCTACGTCGCGGAGTCGGAGAAGATCCTGGCCACCATCCGCGACTACTCACCCGTGGTCCAGCCGATGTCCCTCGACGAGGCCTACGTCGACGTCACAGACCACCTCGGCAGCTTCCCCTCGGCGACGGCGGTCGCGGTCGACATCAGGCGCCGGGTCTCTGGCGAGCTTCGGCTCACCGTGAGCGTGGGTGTCGGGCCCAACAAGCTGGTCGCCAAAATCGCCTCCGACCACCGCAAGCCGGACGGCCTGACTGTGGTGCCCCCGCGCCGCGTGATGGCCTTCCTCGCGCCGCTTCCGGTGCGCCGCCTGCACGGCGTCGGGCCCTCCTCCGAGCGGGCGCTGCAGGCGATGGGGATCGCCACCGTCACCGAGCTGCGAGCGCTGTCTCTCGACCAGCTCCTGGCCCGCTTCGGGAGCTGGGGCCGGACCCTGTTCCAGTACGCCCGCGGCATCGACGGCCGGCCGGTTCGGACCGAGCACGTCCGCAAGAGCCTCGGCACCGAGCGGACCTTCGCGCGCGACCTCGCCGACCCCCGCGCGATCGACGCCGTCCTCGACGAGATGGCCGCCGAGGTCGCGAGCGGGCTCGAGCACCGGCGGCTCGCCGCCGGCACGATCACGGTCAAGGTCCGCTACCCGGACTTCGCGACCCACACCCGTTCGATGAGCCTGGCCGTCCCCACTCCCGCCGCACCGGTCATCGCGAGCTGTGCGCGCGTGCTCGTGCGCCGCACCGACGCCGCCGCCCGCGCGGTCCGCCTGCTCGGGGTCAGCGCCAGCGGCCTGATCCCCTGCGACCACGAGCAGCTGGCGCTCTTTGACCCTGCCCCCGCCCACCCAGCGGATAGGATCTAGGATCTAGGATCCAGGATCTGGGGGATAGGGCCCCACCCCCGCCCGCTCTTGGCACGGCGGCTTGCCACGGCGAAGTGCGGAGCACGACGCCGGGAGTCGCAGGCGACCTGTCACGGCGAAGTCGAAGGCGACGAGGGAAGCCGGATCCGCGCCCGAGCCGTCCCCGTTCCCGTTCTCGAACTCCCTACCCGCCTCAAATGACGAGACGCCCGCCGTACAATTCCCGCCATGCGCCGCCTCGACCTCCGCTCCCGCCGCTGGCTGGCCG
Proteins encoded in this window:
- a CDS encoding DUF3516 domain-containing protein, encoding MTLGELVPRGGTKDPDRILDLFLQWAAAAGFALYPAQEEALLEAMSGRHVVLSTPTGSGKSLVALGLHFKGLCEGRTSYYTSPIKALASEKFFALCDELGPDRVGMLTGDASINPDATVICCTAEVLANLALRLGDGLDAPYVVMDEFHYYSDPDRGWAWQVPLITLPRTRFLLMSATLGDMTSIARQLEAATGNAVAEVTSVERPVPLEFEYLETPLHETVMALVEGDRAPIYIVNFTQRDCAELAQKLTSLPLTAKQDKAAVSEALGDARFLTPYGREFRRFLSFGIGVHHAGLLPKYRLTVEQLAQRGLLKIISGTDTLGVGVNIPIRTVLFTALAKFDGRKTTHLKVRDFKQIAGRAGRKGYDDRGWVVAQAPEHVVERRREQAKAAAGGGNKKRRRSLGKPAEGEVSWTDETFRRLRESAPEKLQSRFRLTSGVIVDLLQRDAAANDPERRNFHAIRRLIADSHEDEASKGRHLARAAQLVRSLHRESIVRMVRDSASAYYWAIVDADLQVDFSLFHNLSLFLVDAIGRLDAAAETHALDLLSVVESVLEDPTVVLRRQVDRAKDLLVAQLKAEGVPYEERMRRLDEVTHPQPAADFIQIAFDHFRGRHPWVGGDLVRPKSVAREMIEEYLSFGEYVRRYGLQRSEGVLLRYLSQVYKTLDQNVPDALKTDAVWDIIGYLRGILERTDTSLIEEWESLVHPELRFQGESSRAGHRRLVAQELIADPRRLTSRIRGELHALLAALSRGEWEEAAGAVRQGAESSDAHWPPERFAQCLAPFLERFGRIVFDHRARLADKTTVRPAGELRWEASQVVCDPEGEDLWCVEATVDLSDLEHLDGPIIAVKRIGT
- the dinB gene encoding DNA polymerase IV — its product is MPEAIAPRRILHCDMDAFYAAVHMRDDPTLRGKPVVVGGDPAGRGVVAAASYEARAFGIHSAMPAARALRLCPEAVFLRPDFRRYVAESEKILATIRDYSPVVQPMSLDEAYVDVTDHLGSFPSATAVAVDIRRRVSGELRLTVSVGVGPNKLVAKIASDHRKPDGLTVVPPRRVMAFLAPLPVRRLHGVGPSSERALQAMGIATVTELRALSLDQLLARFGSWGRTLFQYARGIDGRPVRTEHVRKSLGTERTFARDLADPRAIDAVLDEMAAEVASGLEHRRLAAGTITVKVRYPDFATHTRSMSLAVPTPAAPVIASCARVLVRRTDAAARAVRLLGVSASGLIPCDHEQLALFDPAPAHPADRI